One window of the Penaeus vannamei isolate JL-2024 chromosome 31, ASM4276789v1, whole genome shotgun sequence genome contains the following:
- the LOC113823599 gene encoding phospholipase D1 isoform X1: MLKFTTDLVRGVQRKISKRRLKNEMEPLAAENEDTASQKGYGACNDVISHMPEEQEEEENERPTKKSVQNTDLDSIEGMKSSQTTVNGMNGETQKPKLSRPTELNVSRDDTDYSINAIHRPKTTYIKRERKQVPPLVITTNSQSPVLGSPDSDGDILGFIDHTPDPFADSTDHATTHTYSKVFHITKYSELMPGVFIPEQPVHLNISNVQPSHSHINVFNNHVLVIELEHGDFKWSVQRKVKNVTSLNNMLFLLRTKLKLPAATREARQRRLSMRVQMKEADREGDAVESVGTINRKRLLKYPRRALQTMDSTAQSELEVYLKNLMHHSLFRSHQAVLEFFEISPVSFISELGQKIKEGYVKKRIGGYNGGCCRWCTSPCTGKYKQRWLILKETCLFFLAPETGEVRAVMLMDTGFQVSRGYRLLGVRNGLLISNLSRSLVLKCDSEFSKKEWYTHITNTQRKYGTDFTSQDTRYNAFAPVRSNSYACWYVDGARYMWDVADILESAKEEIFITDWWMSPEIYLKRPDLTGNQWRLAEVLKRQAERGVRIFILLYKEVELALGISSILTKATISSLHPNIKVLRHPDHYAGGVLYWAHHEKMVIVDQMYAFISGIDLAFGRWDDFRHKLVDVGHAGVQMSSRPTALGSALQQLVRGTNDVFVNTMTRSTTSSRRTSLDASFSLDQTQSTTASSLFLNPSDCSLSIPRSEVIDNETNTLSQANSPVKDTTTVTFVSGSELDGVRNKTLETEKDSGNESNTGRTITLERKVENIPLESPNKHHKRAGSDGTRDGETLSNSEGENSEGMVGKSIREVKRMGLDLVEEVKEKGRGMRAWTANKIPQLQRKNLSDLENSDSSSSSDEEKEDQKKSFYKRHRHRLGYKNRLGSCSSLAQANSALTVEDTTSVHLWVGKDYVNWISKDLNNLDKPFQDIVNRHQTPRMPWHDIGLFVEGPAARDAARHFIQRWNAVKTEKAKPKRKYPYLLPRTYDKRSFQPSKLHRKHKVSAQVLRSVGKWSAGLEEEEASIASAYVSLIRNAKHYIYIENQFFITCASSSGSREVSNYIGYEIVERIVQAHSNNEVFRVFVLLPLLPAFEGMIGKSSGVAMQYIVYWNYVSISRGRNSLIHCLKERGVDDWEKYISFCSLRTHECLEGRLVSELIYIHSKLMIVDDRFVIAGSANINDRSLKGNRDSEVCMVLEDHEFEEGIMNGQRYQCGIFAGSMRKYLFSEHLGIADDESPAIDVTDPVSDSFFINIWLDIAKKNTLIYEEVFSCYPCNSATTFEEVDRLRNSSSKAETNPSESLVKLKEIQGHLVCFPLDFLKDEILKPGVGNKEYLLPMETWT, translated from the exons ATGTTGAAGTTTACAACTGATCTTGTGAGAGGTGTCCAAAGGAAG atTAGCAAGAGAAGGCTCAAGAATGAGATGGAACCATTAGCAGCTGAGAATGAAGACACGGCTAGTCAAAAAGGATATGGGGCTTGCAATGATGTCATCAGCCACATGccggaagaacaagaggaagaggaaaatgaaaggccAACCAAGAAGAGTGTCCAGAATACAG ACCTGGATTCCATAGAAGGCATGAAGTCTTCACAAACTACAGTCAATGGGATGAATGGAGAAACACAGAAGCCCAAGCTCTCACGACCAACTG AACTGAATGTGTCCAGAGATGATACCGATTATAGTATTAATGCAATTCATCGCCCAAAAACAACATATatcaaaagagaaaggaaacag GTTCCACCCTTAGTGATAACAACTAATTCCCAGAGTCCAGTACTAGGTTCTCCAGATTCTGATGGTGATATTCTGGGCTTCATCGACCATACACCTGATCCTTTTGCAGATTCTACAGACC atgcaacaacacacacatactcaaaagtCTTCCACATCACAAAATACTCCGAGCTCATGCCTGGGGTCTTCATTCCGGAGCAGCCAGTGCATTTGAACATCAGTAATGTCCAACCCTCACACTCCCATATCAACGTCTTCAATAATCatgt TTTAGTTATAGAGTTGGAACATGGAGATTTTAAGTGGTCTGTTCAGAGGAAGGTGAAGAATGTCACATCACTCAATAACATGCTCTTCCTTCTAAG AACGAAGCTAAAACTACCAGCTGCAACAAGAGAAGCAAGGCAGCGGAGATTGAGTATGCGAGTACAGATGAAGGAGGCAGATAGAGAGGGTGATGCTGTTGAGAGTGTTGGTACAATCAACAGAAAGAGATTACTCAA GTATCCCCGACGGGCCCTTCAAACCATGGACAGCACTGCGCAGTCAGAGTTGGAAGTGTACCTCAAGAATCTGATGCACCACTCATTGTTCCGCAGCCACCAAGCAGTCCTTGAATTTTTTGAG ATATCCCCAGTGTCCTTCATTAGTGAACTTGGCCAGAAGATCAAGGAAGGATATGTTAAGAAGAGAATTGGGGGCTATAATGGAGGATGCTGTAGATG GTGCACAAGTCCCTGCACAGGAAAGTACAAGCAACGTTGGCTCATTCTGAAAGAGACCTGCCTTTTCTTCCTGGCTCCAGAGACTGGAGAAGTTAGAGCTGTGATGTTAATGGATACTGGTTTTCAAGTCTCGCGTGGTTACAGGCTCTTAGGAGTGCGCAATGGTCTCCTGATTTCAAATCTGTCAAG GTCATTAGTTCTAAAATGTGATTCAGAATTCAGCAAAAAGGAATGGTATACACACATTACAAACACACAGCGTAAATATG gTACAGATTTTACTAGTCAAGACACAAGATACAATGCTTTTGCACCTGTTCGAAGTAATTCATATGCATGCTG GTATGTAGATGGTGCACGTTATATGTGGGATGTTGCTGACATCCTTGAGTCTGCAAAGGAAGAGATTTTCATCACAGATTGGTGGATGAGTCCTGAGATTTATCTCAAACGTCCAGATTTGACGGGAAACCAGTGGAG ACTGGCAGAAGTACTGAAACGTCAGGCAGAACGTGGGGTAAGGATCTTCATCCTCTTGTACAAGGAAGTTGAGCTGGCTTTGGGAATCAGTTCCATCCTCACCAAGGCCACAATCAGCAGTTTGCACCCTAATATAAAG gttttGCGTCACCCAGATCACTATGCAGGAGGGGTGTTGTATTGGGCCCACCATGAGAAGATGGTTATTGTGGACCAGATGTATGCATTCATTAGTGGCATTGATCTGGCATTTGGTCGATGGGATGACTTCAGGCACAA ACTTGTTGATGTTGGTCATGCTGGCGTTCAGATGTCCTCCCGACCAACAGCATTGGGGTCGGCATTGCAGCAGCTTGTGCGAGGGACAAATGATGTGTTTGTCAATACAATGACCCGATCAACAACCAGCAGCCGAAGGACTTCTCTGGATGCTTCCTTTTCACTTGACCAAACACAAAGTACTACTGCAAGCTCTCTTTTCCTTAATCCCAGTGATTGTTCTCTGAGTATCCCAAGGTCAGAGGTGATAGATAATGAAACCAACACACTAAGCCAAGCTAACAGTCCGGTAAAGGATACTACGACAGTTACCTTTGTCTCGGGGAGTGAACTGGACGGTGTGAGGAACAAGACTCTCGAAACAGAAAAAGATTCAGGGAATGAATCCAACACTGGCAGGACAATAAcccttgagagaaaagtcgaaaacatACCCTTAGAGTCACCAAACAAGCATCACAAAAGAGCAGGCAGTGATGGGACCAGAGACGGAGAGACCCTCTCCAACAGCGAGGGGGAAAACAGTGAAGGCATGGTGGGGAAAAGTataagggaagtgaagagaatgGGGCTCGACTTggtggaagaagtgaaggagaaaggaagagggatgcgTGCTTGGACGGCTAACAAAATTCCACAGCTGCAGCG GAAAAACCTTTCTGATTTGGAAAATTCTGACAGCTCCTCATCTagcgatgaagagaaggaagatcaaaagaaaag TTTCTACAAACGTCACCGTCACAGACTAGGCTACAAGAACAGATTGGGCAGTTGTTCATCTTTAGCCCAGGCAAACAGTGCTCTTACTGTAGAAGACACAACATCTGTTCATCTTTGGGTTGGTAAAGATTATGTCAATTGGATAAGCAAAGATTTGAATAACCTGGATAAACCATTTCAAG ATATTGTTAATAGGCATCAGACACCACGCATGCCTTGGCATGATATAGGTCTATTTGTGGAGGGACCTGCTGCTCGAGATGCTGCTAGGCACTTCATTCAAAGGTGGAATGCTGTGAAAACAGAGAAG GCAAAGCCAAAGAGGAAGTACCCTTACCTCCTTCCAAGAACCTATGATAAAAGGTCATTCCAACCATCCAAGCTTCATAGGAAACATAAAGTCAGCGCTcag GTTTTGCGCAGTGTTGGGAAATGGAGTGCTGgactggaagaggaagaggctagCATTGCTTCTGCTTATGTCAGCCTTATTCGGAATGCAAAGCATTACATTTACATAGAAAATCAGTTTTTCATTACATGTGCAAGCAGTAGTGGCTCAAGAGAGGTGTCAAATTATATTGGATATGAAATTGTGGAAAGAATTGTCCAAGCTCACAG CAATAATGAGGTCTTCAGGGTGTTTGTCCTGCTACCACTTTTGCCTGCATTTGAAGGCATGATTGGCAAATCCAGTGGTGTTGCTATGCAGTACATTGTGTACTGGAACTATGTCAGCATATCAAG AGGAAGGAACAGTTTGATTCACTGCCTGAAGGAAAGAGGAGTCGATGATTGGGAGAAATATATATCATTCTGTTCCCTGCGGACACATGAATGCCTAGAGGGTCGTCTTGTCTCAGAACTCATATATATCCATTCAAAGCTGATGATTGTGGATGACCGCTTTGTCATTGCTGGTTCAGCAAATATCAATGACCGGAGCCTCAAGGGAAACAGGGACTCTGAAGTGTGTATGGTCTTGGAG GACCATGAGTTTGAGGAAGGCATCATGAATGGACAGAGATACCAGTGTGGAATTTTTGCTGGAAGCATGAGAAAGTACCTCTTCAGTGAACATCTTGGCATTGCAGATGATGAGTCACCTGCCATAGATGTCACAGATCCTGTTTCAGATTCCTTCTTTATCAACATTTGGCTTGATAtagcaaagaaaaacacacttatatatgaggAG
- the LOC113823599 gene encoding phospholipase D1 isoform X4: MLKFTTDLVRGVQRKISKRRLKNEMEPLAAENEDTASQKGYGACNDVISHMPEEQEEEENERPTKKSVQNTDLDSIEGMKSSQTTVNGMNGETQKPKLSRPTELNVSRDDTDYSINAIHRPKTTYIKRERKQVPPLVITTNSQSPVLGSPDSDGDILGFIDHTPDPFADSTDHATTHTYSKVFHITKYSELMPGVFIPEQPVHLNISNVQPSHSHINVFNNHVLVIELEHGDFKWSVQRKVKNVTSLNNMLFLLRTKLKLPAATREARQRRLSMRVQMKEADREGDAVESVGTINRKRLLKYPRRALQTMDSTAQSELEVYLKNLMHHSLFRSHQAVLEFFEISPVSFISELGQKIKEGYVKKRIGGYNGGCCRWCTSPCTGKYKQRWLILKETCLFFLAPETGEVRAVMLMDTGFQVSRGYRLLGVRNGLLISNLSRSLVLKCDSEFSKKEWYTHITNTQRKYGTDFTSQDTRYNAFAPVRSNSYACWYVDGARYMWDVADILESAKEEIFITDWWMSPEIYLKRPDLTGNQWRLAEVLKRQAERGVRIFILLYKEVELALGISSILTKATISSLHPNIKVLRHPDHYAGGVLYWAHHEKMVIVDQMYAFISGIDLAFGRWDDFRHKLVDVGHAGVQMSSRPTALGSALQQLVRGTNDVFVNTMTRSTTSSRRTSLDASFSLDQTQSTTASSLFLNPSDCSLSIPRSEVIDNETNTLSQANSPVKDTTTVTFVSGSELDGVRNKTLETEKDSGNESNTGRTITLERKVENIPLESPNKHHKRAGSDGTRDGETLSNSEGENSEGMVGKSIREVKRMGLDLVEEVKEKGRGMRAWTANKIPQLQRFYKRHRHRLGYKNRLGSCSSLAQANSALTVEDTTSVHLWVGKDYVNWISKDLNNLDKPFQDIVNRHQTPRMPWHDIGLFVEGPAARDAARHFIQRWNAVKTEKAKPKRKYPYLLPRTYDKRSFQPSKLHRKHKVSAQVLRSVGKWSAGLEEEEASIASAYVSLIRNAKHYIYIENQFFITCASSSGSREVSNYIGYEIVERIVQAHSNNEVFRVFVLLPLLPAFEGMIGKSSGVAMQYIVYWNYVSISRGRNSLIHCLKERGVDDWEKYISFCSLRTHECLEGRLVSELIYIHSKLMIVDDRFVIAGSANINDRSLKGNRDSEVCMVLEDHEFEEGIMNGQRYQCGIFAGSMRKYLFSEHLGIADDESPAIDVTDPVSDSFFINIWLDIAKKNTLIYEEVFSCYPCNSATTFEEVDRLRNSSSKAETNPSESLVKLKEIQGHLVCFPLDFLKDEILKPGVGNKEYLLPMETWT; this comes from the exons ATGTTGAAGTTTACAACTGATCTTGTGAGAGGTGTCCAAAGGAAG atTAGCAAGAGAAGGCTCAAGAATGAGATGGAACCATTAGCAGCTGAGAATGAAGACACGGCTAGTCAAAAAGGATATGGGGCTTGCAATGATGTCATCAGCCACATGccggaagaacaagaggaagaggaaaatgaaaggccAACCAAGAAGAGTGTCCAGAATACAG ACCTGGATTCCATAGAAGGCATGAAGTCTTCACAAACTACAGTCAATGGGATGAATGGAGAAACACAGAAGCCCAAGCTCTCACGACCAACTG AACTGAATGTGTCCAGAGATGATACCGATTATAGTATTAATGCAATTCATCGCCCAAAAACAACATATatcaaaagagaaaggaaacag GTTCCACCCTTAGTGATAACAACTAATTCCCAGAGTCCAGTACTAGGTTCTCCAGATTCTGATGGTGATATTCTGGGCTTCATCGACCATACACCTGATCCTTTTGCAGATTCTACAGACC atgcaacaacacacacatactcaaaagtCTTCCACATCACAAAATACTCCGAGCTCATGCCTGGGGTCTTCATTCCGGAGCAGCCAGTGCATTTGAACATCAGTAATGTCCAACCCTCACACTCCCATATCAACGTCTTCAATAATCatgt TTTAGTTATAGAGTTGGAACATGGAGATTTTAAGTGGTCTGTTCAGAGGAAGGTGAAGAATGTCACATCACTCAATAACATGCTCTTCCTTCTAAG AACGAAGCTAAAACTACCAGCTGCAACAAGAGAAGCAAGGCAGCGGAGATTGAGTATGCGAGTACAGATGAAGGAGGCAGATAGAGAGGGTGATGCTGTTGAGAGTGTTGGTACAATCAACAGAAAGAGATTACTCAA GTATCCCCGACGGGCCCTTCAAACCATGGACAGCACTGCGCAGTCAGAGTTGGAAGTGTACCTCAAGAATCTGATGCACCACTCATTGTTCCGCAGCCACCAAGCAGTCCTTGAATTTTTTGAG ATATCCCCAGTGTCCTTCATTAGTGAACTTGGCCAGAAGATCAAGGAAGGATATGTTAAGAAGAGAATTGGGGGCTATAATGGAGGATGCTGTAGATG GTGCACAAGTCCCTGCACAGGAAAGTACAAGCAACGTTGGCTCATTCTGAAAGAGACCTGCCTTTTCTTCCTGGCTCCAGAGACTGGAGAAGTTAGAGCTGTGATGTTAATGGATACTGGTTTTCAAGTCTCGCGTGGTTACAGGCTCTTAGGAGTGCGCAATGGTCTCCTGATTTCAAATCTGTCAAG GTCATTAGTTCTAAAATGTGATTCAGAATTCAGCAAAAAGGAATGGTATACACACATTACAAACACACAGCGTAAATATG gTACAGATTTTACTAGTCAAGACACAAGATACAATGCTTTTGCACCTGTTCGAAGTAATTCATATGCATGCTG GTATGTAGATGGTGCACGTTATATGTGGGATGTTGCTGACATCCTTGAGTCTGCAAAGGAAGAGATTTTCATCACAGATTGGTGGATGAGTCCTGAGATTTATCTCAAACGTCCAGATTTGACGGGAAACCAGTGGAG ACTGGCAGAAGTACTGAAACGTCAGGCAGAACGTGGGGTAAGGATCTTCATCCTCTTGTACAAGGAAGTTGAGCTGGCTTTGGGAATCAGTTCCATCCTCACCAAGGCCACAATCAGCAGTTTGCACCCTAATATAAAG gttttGCGTCACCCAGATCACTATGCAGGAGGGGTGTTGTATTGGGCCCACCATGAGAAGATGGTTATTGTGGACCAGATGTATGCATTCATTAGTGGCATTGATCTGGCATTTGGTCGATGGGATGACTTCAGGCACAA ACTTGTTGATGTTGGTCATGCTGGCGTTCAGATGTCCTCCCGACCAACAGCATTGGGGTCGGCATTGCAGCAGCTTGTGCGAGGGACAAATGATGTGTTTGTCAATACAATGACCCGATCAACAACCAGCAGCCGAAGGACTTCTCTGGATGCTTCCTTTTCACTTGACCAAACACAAAGTACTACTGCAAGCTCTCTTTTCCTTAATCCCAGTGATTGTTCTCTGAGTATCCCAAGGTCAGAGGTGATAGATAATGAAACCAACACACTAAGCCAAGCTAACAGTCCGGTAAAGGATACTACGACAGTTACCTTTGTCTCGGGGAGTGAACTGGACGGTGTGAGGAACAAGACTCTCGAAACAGAAAAAGATTCAGGGAATGAATCCAACACTGGCAGGACAATAAcccttgagagaaaagtcgaaaacatACCCTTAGAGTCACCAAACAAGCATCACAAAAGAGCAGGCAGTGATGGGACCAGAGACGGAGAGACCCTCTCCAACAGCGAGGGGGAAAACAGTGAAGGCATGGTGGGGAAAAGTataagggaagtgaagagaatgGGGCTCGACTTggtggaagaagtgaaggagaaaggaagagggatgcgTGCTTGGACGGCTAACAAAATTCCACAGCTGCAGCG TTTCTACAAACGTCACCGTCACAGACTAGGCTACAAGAACAGATTGGGCAGTTGTTCATCTTTAGCCCAGGCAAACAGTGCTCTTACTGTAGAAGACACAACATCTGTTCATCTTTGGGTTGGTAAAGATTATGTCAATTGGATAAGCAAAGATTTGAATAACCTGGATAAACCATTTCAAG ATATTGTTAATAGGCATCAGACACCACGCATGCCTTGGCATGATATAGGTCTATTTGTGGAGGGACCTGCTGCTCGAGATGCTGCTAGGCACTTCATTCAAAGGTGGAATGCTGTGAAAACAGAGAAG GCAAAGCCAAAGAGGAAGTACCCTTACCTCCTTCCAAGAACCTATGATAAAAGGTCATTCCAACCATCCAAGCTTCATAGGAAACATAAAGTCAGCGCTcag GTTTTGCGCAGTGTTGGGAAATGGAGTGCTGgactggaagaggaagaggctagCATTGCTTCTGCTTATGTCAGCCTTATTCGGAATGCAAAGCATTACATTTACATAGAAAATCAGTTTTTCATTACATGTGCAAGCAGTAGTGGCTCAAGAGAGGTGTCAAATTATATTGGATATGAAATTGTGGAAAGAATTGTCCAAGCTCACAG CAATAATGAGGTCTTCAGGGTGTTTGTCCTGCTACCACTTTTGCCTGCATTTGAAGGCATGATTGGCAAATCCAGTGGTGTTGCTATGCAGTACATTGTGTACTGGAACTATGTCAGCATATCAAG AGGAAGGAACAGTTTGATTCACTGCCTGAAGGAAAGAGGAGTCGATGATTGGGAGAAATATATATCATTCTGTTCCCTGCGGACACATGAATGCCTAGAGGGTCGTCTTGTCTCAGAACTCATATATATCCATTCAAAGCTGATGATTGTGGATGACCGCTTTGTCATTGCTGGTTCAGCAAATATCAATGACCGGAGCCTCAAGGGAAACAGGGACTCTGAAGTGTGTATGGTCTTGGAG GACCATGAGTTTGAGGAAGGCATCATGAATGGACAGAGATACCAGTGTGGAATTTTTGCTGGAAGCATGAGAAAGTACCTCTTCAGTGAACATCTTGGCATTGCAGATGATGAGTCACCTGCCATAGATGTCACAGATCCTGTTTCAGATTCCTTCTTTATCAACATTTGGCTTGATAtagcaaagaaaaacacacttatatatgaggAG